A genomic region of Bernardetia sp. ABR2-2B contains the following coding sequences:
- a CDS encoding SurA N-terminal domain-containing protein codes for MSIITSIQKNTGLLMGVIFTALAAFLLTEWIGGNMRASGGDQTIGEIDGTEIKYQDFNNQLQIMRDRMEAANQSKLNESQMPMVRTQTWNELVTQYALKPEWEKLGIIVTDEEVIDMVQGNNISPQIKQAFTDPETGVFDKDKVIAFIRNLQSQSPQAQQQFAVFEQQLPEARRSEKYENLLRKSVYVTTAEAKRRYEDETTKLDLKFLYVPYANIADSSVTITEEQIKNYYNSNKEDYDDAASVAVEYITIPIAPSKADSAEVKRYLNDIKNKFAAAQNDTSFVAINSQIETNFAELSKSNLPQAIKNEMGEGEDVMIGMVSEPVIVKDVYTMFKVVKEVGEVVDSVKANHILFNTQGKSPEEKLALEAKAKEVLAQAKNGGNFAALAKEYSDDKSNSEKGGELNWFGRNAMVKPFEDATFGATQTGILPELVETNYGYHIIDIENLKRTNKYLVASVGRLLEPSQSTREALYRQAGDLASSKNIAEYEERTKQYNLLSLQANDVKQNARSLNNIYDPSIRQAIRWAFEENTKVGDISNEVFEVDDQYIVMTLKSRTKKGIQPLSKVYEQVRRKVLEEAKKKEILARLEGKTGTLEEIATAFGEEARVLSQPNYTYITTALNGVGFAPKAVGMAFGMKEGETSKAIVDETGIVIMKVEKYNNAGEVADYAKYKEPLNQDRQQLFNTNGILRAIKQLTDTEENIDSFY; via the coding sequence ATGTCTATAATTACGTCAATTCAAAAAAATACAGGACTACTTATGGGAGTCATTTTTACTGCACTTGCAGCCTTTCTTCTTACTGAATGGATTGGTGGAAATATGAGAGCAAGTGGTGGTGATCAAACTATTGGAGAAATCGATGGCACAGAAATCAAATATCAAGATTTCAATAATCAGCTTCAAATCATGCGTGATAGAATGGAAGCAGCTAACCAAAGCAAACTCAACGAGTCACAGATGCCAATGGTTCGTACGCAAACTTGGAATGAACTTGTTACACAATATGCCCTCAAACCTGAATGGGAAAAGTTAGGAATTATAGTAACTGATGAAGAAGTTATTGATATGGTGCAAGGAAATAACATTTCTCCTCAAATCAAACAAGCTTTTACTGATCCAGAAACAGGTGTTTTTGATAAAGATAAAGTAATTGCTTTTATACGTAATCTTCAAAGTCAGTCGCCACAAGCACAACAACAATTTGCAGTTTTCGAACAACAACTTCCAGAAGCTCGTAGAAGTGAAAAATATGAAAACTTACTTCGCAAGTCTGTTTATGTAACTACTGCTGAAGCAAAACGTCGTTATGAAGACGAAACAACAAAGCTAGATTTGAAATTTTTATACGTTCCTTATGCAAACATTGCAGATTCGTCTGTAACTATTACAGAAGAGCAAATCAAAAATTATTATAATTCAAATAAAGAAGATTATGATGATGCAGCTTCTGTTGCAGTAGAATATATCACTATTCCAATTGCTCCATCAAAAGCAGATAGCGCAGAAGTAAAACGTTATTTGAATGACATCAAGAATAAATTTGCAGCAGCTCAAAACGATACTTCTTTTGTTGCCATCAACTCACAGATTGAAACTAACTTTGCAGAGCTTTCTAAATCTAATTTGCCACAAGCTATCAAAAATGAAATGGGCGAAGGAGAAGACGTAATGATAGGAATGGTAAGTGAGCCTGTTATTGTGAAAGATGTTTATACAATGTTTAAAGTAGTAAAAGAAGTAGGAGAGGTAGTTGATTCTGTAAAAGCAAATCATATCTTATTTAATACGCAAGGAAAATCTCCAGAAGAAAAATTAGCTCTTGAAGCAAAAGCAAAAGAAGTATTAGCTCAAGCTAAAAATGGAGGAAACTTTGCAGCATTAGCAAAAGAATATAGCGATGATAAATCAAATAGTGAAAAAGGGGGAGAACTTAATTGGTTTGGTCGTAATGCAATGGTAAAACCTTTTGAAGATGCTACTTTTGGAGCTACTCAAACTGGTATTTTACCAGAACTAGTAGAAACTAATTATGGCTATCATATCATAGATATAGAAAATTTGAAAAGAACTAATAAATATTTGGTTGCTTCAGTAGGTCGTTTGTTAGAGCCTAGTCAATCTACTCGTGAAGCTCTTTATCGTCAAGCAGGTGATTTGGCTTCAAGCAAAAATATAGCAGAGTATGAAGAGCGCACTAAACAATATAATCTATTGAGCTTACAGGCAAATGATGTAAAGCAAAATGCTCGTTCTTTGAATAATATTTATGACCCTTCTATCCGTCAAGCTATTCGTTGGGCATTTGAAGAAAATACGAAGGTAGGAGATATTTCTAATGAAGTATTTGAAGTAGATGATCAATATATAGTCATGACGTTGAAGTCTCGTACTAAGAAAGGTATTCAGCCACTTTCTAAAGTTTATGAGCAAGTTCGTCGTAAAGTGCTTGAAGAAGCTAAGAAAAAAGAAATTTTGGCTAGACTTGAAGGTAAGACAGGTACATTAGAAGAAATAGCAACAGCTTTTGGGGAAGAAGCTCGTGTATTGTCTCAACCTAATTATACTTATATCACAACTGCTCTTAATGGGGTAGGTTTTGCGCCAAAAGCAGTAGGTATGGCATTTGGAATGAAAGAAGGCGAAACTTCTAAAGCTATTGTTGATGAAACAGGTATTGTGATAATGAAAGTAGAAAAGTATAATAATGCTGGTGAAGTAGCAGATTATGCAAAGTATAAAGAACCATTAAATCAAGACCGTCAGCAATTATTTAATACAAATGGAATTCTTCGTGCTATCAAACAATTGACAGACACAGAAGAAAATATTGATAGTTTTTATTAA
- a CDS encoding hydroxymethylglutaryl-CoA reductase yields the protein MQIPSLILKQLYSRGSLKNTDKGVQFTIKNRLSDAKLSELVSVEINGKEVPISDIQIDLGDGKMIAPASMDSNSPIDFPLSQSFNVLANIDKLPEAKHDIQISFVANPFGKLKFKVQDAISGFEESEVKIPRDKNDDYAESAIKTRQEFVEKVTGKKLDHVTKYSFDPHIAAGNCEHFVGVAQIPIGIAGPVTVDGEYAKGDFLVPMATAEGTLVASYNRGMKVLNLSGGVKCTVIGDAMQRAPVFVFKDARGARDFVAWTKKKENYDKIMEEAEATSSVAKLSDIDCYLSNKFAYLRFNYKTGDAAGQNMVGRATFAACSWILDNYDENKLEHFYLESNFATDKKASQINVMRTRGKRVVAECTIPRDVLIQNMRVEPESLAYHGQVATIGAFLSGANNNGAHSANGITAMFIATGQDVANVSESSAGILYSELTPEKDLYISITIPSLIIATYGGGVGLATQKECLEMMDCFGRDRVNKLAEIIAAVVLAGEISLGSAISSSDWVSSHEQYGRNR from the coding sequence ATGCAAATACCTAGCTTAATACTCAAACAACTTTATTCAAGAGGAAGTTTGAAAAATACTGACAAAGGCGTACAATTTACTATCAAGAATCGTTTGAGTGATGCCAAATTAAGTGAACTTGTTAGCGTTGAAATAAATGGTAAAGAAGTTCCGATAAGTGATATTCAAATTGATTTGGGAGATGGAAAAATGATTGCACCTGCTTCAATGGACTCTAACAGCCCTATTGATTTTCCTCTTAGTCAAAGTTTCAATGTACTAGCTAACATTGATAAATTACCAGAAGCAAAACACGATATTCAGATTTCATTTGTAGCTAATCCATTTGGAAAGCTCAAGTTTAAGGTACAAGATGCTATTTCAGGTTTTGAAGAATCAGAGGTCAAAATTCCTAGAGATAAAAATGATGATTATGCAGAAAGTGCCATCAAAACTAGACAAGAATTTGTAGAAAAAGTTACTGGTAAAAAATTAGACCACGTAACAAAATATTCTTTTGACCCACATATTGCAGCAGGTAATTGTGAACACTTTGTCGGTGTAGCACAAATTCCAATCGGTATTGCAGGACCTGTTACAGTAGATGGAGAATATGCAAAAGGAGATTTCTTAGTTCCGATGGCAACAGCAGAAGGAACATTGGTAGCTTCTTATAACCGTGGTATGAAAGTGCTTAACCTTAGTGGTGGCGTAAAATGTACTGTGATTGGAGATGCTATGCAACGTGCGCCTGTCTTTGTATTTAAAGATGCTCGTGGTGCTAGAGATTTTGTAGCGTGGACAAAGAAAAAAGAAAATTACGACAAAATAATGGAAGAAGCAGAAGCAACTTCAAGTGTTGCCAAGCTTAGTGATATTGATTGTTATCTATCAAATAAGTTTGCTTATCTACGTTTTAATTATAAAACTGGAGATGCAGCAGGTCAGAATATGGTTGGACGTGCTACTTTTGCAGCCTGTAGCTGGATTTTGGATAACTATGATGAAAATAAATTAGAGCATTTTTATTTAGAATCTAATTTTGCGACTGATAAGAAAGCATCTCAAATCAACGTTATGCGTACTCGTGGTAAGCGTGTTGTTGCAGAATGTACGATTCCTAGAGATGTACTTATTCAAAATATGCGTGTAGAGCCAGAGTCATTAGCTTATCACGGACAGGTAGCTACTATTGGTGCATTCCTTTCAGGTGCAAATAACAACGGAGCACACTCTGCCAATGGTATTACAGCTATGTTTATTGCTACTGGTCAAGATGTAGCCAACGTTTCAGAATCTTCGGCTGGTATTCTTTATTCAGAGCTTACTCCTGAAAAAGACCTTTATATTTCAATTACTATTCCTTCTCTAATTATTGCTACTTATGGTGGTGGTGTTGGTTTGGCTACTCAAAAAGAGTGTTTAGAAATGATGGATTGTTTTGGTAGAGATAGAGTAAACAAACTGGCTGAAATTATCGCTGCTGTTGTACTTGCTGGTGAGATTTCTCTTGGTTCAGCTATTTCTTCTTCTGACTGGGTTTCTAGTCATGAGCAGTATGGTAGAAATAGATAA
- a CDS encoding AraC family transcriptional regulator gives MNKKSTIQRIKLQRLDSLELFSASNSNKSFPLHYHETFCVSVIEKGAFIENSKTALQNSLLISNPLEIHKNSAFQNLDYSIKTLYISKDIFKFALGKNKVNNDFLLQNLITNNFLFDKFNQLSNQIIDSKNSFDSDFETNFIKFIEKIGQFKSNKKNTSNTTEPTWLENTKQYLKTNLAQKISLETLANQTKLDKFQFIRAFKKQVGLTPFQYILLSRISLTKQLLQEGNSITETALDAGFYDQSNFANYFKNYVGVTPRNYQQSFNILQD, from the coding sequence ATGAATAAAAAATCAACTATTCAACGAATCAAATTACAACGTTTAGATAGTCTAGAGTTGTTTTCTGCATCTAATTCTAACAAAAGCTTTCCATTACATTATCACGAAACATTTTGTGTTTCTGTAATCGAAAAGGGGGCTTTTATAGAAAATAGTAAAACAGCATTACAAAACTCTTTGCTTATTTCTAATCCTTTAGAGATTCATAAAAATAGTGCTTTCCAAAACCTAGACTATTCTATCAAAACTTTATACATCAGTAAAGATATTTTTAAGTTTGCATTAGGAAAAAATAAAGTGAATAATGACTTTTTATTGCAAAACTTAATTACAAACAACTTTCTTTTTGACAAATTCAATCAATTATCTAATCAGATTATAGATTCTAAGAATAGTTTTGATAGTGATTTTGAAACAAATTTTATAAAATTTATTGAAAAAATTGGACAGTTTAAGTCCAACAAAAAAAATACTTCTAACACAACTGAACCTACTTGGCTAGAGAACACGAAACAGTATTTGAAGACTAATTTAGCTCAAAAAATAAGTTTAGAGACTTTAGCAAATCAGACAAAGCTAGATAAATTTCAATTTATTAGAGCTTTCAAAAAGCAGGTTGGGCTTACACCATTTCAATACATTCTTTTGAGTAGAATATCACTTACCAAACAATTACTTCAAGAGGGAAACTCCATTACAGAAACAGCTTTAGATGCTGGATTTTATGACCAAAGTAATTTTGCTAATTACTTCAAAAACTATGTAGGAGTTACACCCAGAAACTATCAGCAGAGTTTCAATATTTTACAAGATTAA
- a CDS encoding serine hydrolase domain-containing protein — protein MQTYLKTLLLITLSLLILSCSKEVLPQINTAEELDASLQKSYEKSNFGGFSVAVIKNGEVAFQKSYGKANIEKNIDLTNEMSMNIASISKVFIGVSLVKAIEDGYFTLETPINSILPFEVNNPNSTQPILIKHLITHTSGIKDDEAVYFQNYSILEGETTSTKGAQRMINELGIQANGNMLSLEDFMKSYLSTAGNLYNSSNFVNAPTGTEYSYSNIGSALAAYLIEIVTKTPFDIYSKQVIFEPLQMSHTAWRKSELNAELVSTQFFDAETPLPAYTMATYPDGALLTSIEDMTVFMQEMIKAKIGQSSLLLSKESYQLLFDKKLEIRPNGIPDKEDNYGVFWLWSKNGRIGHTGGDIGTTAFFGFDATTQSGSIVLINSNVEESGELSLEVLSEIVNAYKSFEAAN, from the coding sequence ATGCAAACTTATCTTAAAACTTTATTATTAATTACTTTATCACTTCTAATTTTAAGCTGTTCAAAAGAAGTTCTTCCTCAAATCAACACTGCTGAAGAACTAGATGCTTCTCTTCAAAAAAGCTATGAAAAATCTAATTTTGGTGGCTTTTCAGTAGCTGTTATAAAAAACGGTGAAGTAGCTTTTCAGAAAAGTTATGGTAAAGCCAATATTGAAAAAAATATTGATTTAACCAATGAAATGTCGATGAATATTGCTTCTATTAGTAAAGTATTTATTGGGGTTTCACTTGTTAAAGCCATTGAAGACGGATATTTTACCTTAGAAACTCCTATCAATTCTATATTGCCTTTTGAGGTAAATAATCCCAATTCGACTCAGCCTATTCTCATCAAACATTTAATTACTCATACTTCTGGAATAAAAGATGATGAGGCTGTGTATTTTCAAAATTATAGTATTTTGGAAGGCGAAACTACTTCTACAAAAGGAGCGCAAAGAATGATAAATGAATTAGGAATACAAGCAAATGGAAACATGCTGTCTCTTGAGGATTTTATGAAATCCTATTTATCCACAGCAGGAAATCTTTATAACTCTTCCAATTTCGTAAATGCACCTACTGGTACAGAGTATTCTTATAGTAATATTGGTTCTGCTTTAGCTGCTTACCTCATCGAAATTGTTACAAAAACTCCTTTTGATATCTATTCAAAACAAGTTATTTTTGAGCCTTTGCAAATGAGTCATACAGCTTGGAGAAAGTCAGAATTAAATGCTGAGTTAGTTTCTACACAGTTTTTTGATGCAGAAACTCCTCTTCCTGCTTACACAATGGCAACTTATCCAGATGGTGCTTTACTTACTTCGATTGAAGATATGACGGTTTTTATGCAAGAAATGATAAAAGCAAAAATAGGGCAATCTTCATTATTACTCTCAAAAGAATCATACCAGCTATTATTTGATAAAAAATTAGAAATAAGACCAAATGGAATACCTGACAAAGAAGATAATTATGGTGTCTTTTGGTTATGGTCTAAAAATGGTCGTATTGGTCATACAGGAGGCGATATTGGAACAACTGCTTTTTTTGGTTTTGATGCAACGACTCAATCTGGTTCAATAGTTTTGATAAATTCGAATGTAGAAGAGTCTGGAGAGTTATCTCTTGAAGTATTATCTGAAATTGTAAATGCTTACAAATCCTTTGAGGCTGCAAACTAA
- a CDS encoding DUF2027 domain-containing protein: protein MKIGDRVRMLSGTEEGVITKILQHGQVEIEIEDGFSIPVMAAEVVLINKQEEKYFGKKSPIVEVEEKKPLLPPTKKVKKSTVGEGIYLAFTDFNDKLLNVYLINNFSYSMLVTVSEQLENGHEKHLFSEQIDKNNAPRVHRLSREEFNDWKPLIIRAIFFKEGNFEPKQTLFFQMGFNNTFFRIKRTAPVLERESYLFRVEGREIQPGLPVEKPQVIDVGSLRERIIENSSKVSPYKTEAPPSEIDLHIEELSPDHYDVMTNEAIITMQLEHFEIYLDKALAANMESIIFIHGIGIGKLRHEIHRRLSQHPHVKYYQDAYKDKFGYGATKAVFK, encoded by the coding sequence ATGAAAATAGGCGATAGAGTACGTATGCTTTCAGGAACAGAAGAAGGCGTAATCACAAAAATTTTGCAACATGGACAAGTAGAAATAGAAATTGAAGATGGTTTTTCTATTCCTGTTATGGCTGCTGAAGTGGTTTTGATAAACAAACAAGAAGAAAAATATTTTGGTAAAAAATCGCCTATCGTAGAAGTAGAAGAAAAAAAACCATTGCTTCCACCTACCAAAAAAGTCAAAAAATCTACTGTTGGAGAAGGAATTTATCTTGCCTTTACAGATTTTAATGATAAATTATTGAACGTTTATTTGATTAATAATTTTTCTTATTCTATGTTAGTTACGGTAAGTGAACAGCTAGAAAATGGTCATGAAAAGCATTTATTTTCAGAGCAAATAGACAAAAATAATGCACCAAGGGTTCACAGATTAAGTAGAGAAGAATTTAATGATTGGAAACCTCTTATTATTAGAGCTATCTTTTTCAAAGAAGGAAATTTTGAACCTAAACAAACGCTATTCTTCCAAATGGGTTTTAATAATACCTTTTTCAGAATCAAAAGAACGGCACCCGTTTTGGAAAGAGAATCATATCTTTTTAGAGTAGAGGGAAGAGAAATTCAGCCAGGTTTACCAGTTGAAAAACCACAAGTTATTGATGTAGGAAGCCTTAGAGAGCGAATTATTGAAAATAGCTCAAAAGTTTCGCCATACAAAACAGAAGCTCCTCCTTCTGAAATTGATTTGCATATTGAAGAACTGTCACCAGACCATTATGATGTGATGACAAATGAGGCAATTATTACGATGCAACTAGAGCATTTTGAGATTTATTTGGATAAAGCATTGGCTGCCAATATGGAATCAATTATTTTTATTCATGGAATAGGAATTGGAAAGCTTCGACACGAAATTCATAGAAGGCTTAGTCAGCATCCTCATGTAAAGTATTATCAAGATGCTTACAAAGATAAGTTTGGTTATGGAGCTACAAAAGCAGTTTTTAAATAA
- the rbfA gene encoding 30S ribosome-binding factor RbfA, with amino-acid sequence MHNESQRQKQVSKIIQKDIGEIFQINSIGKDSLVTITSVKSAPDLGLCRIYVSVFPPVKQYAVMEEIEKKSSMIRSELGKRVRHQFRKVPELEYFIDNTEEEAAEIEQLIDSLDIPPAPEEGDENYDDYKDEGRLNADDF; translated from the coding sequence ATGCACAACGAGAGCCAACGACAAAAACAGGTTTCAAAAATTATTCAGAAAGATATAGGCGAAATTTTTCAAATCAATAGCATAGGTAAAGATTCCTTAGTTACGATTACTTCTGTAAAATCTGCACCCGATTTAGGACTTTGTAGGATTTATGTAAGCGTTTTTCCTCCAGTAAAACAATATGCTGTAATGGAAGAAATTGAGAAAAAAAGTAGTATGATTCGTAGCGAATTAGGAAAGCGTGTCAGACATCAATTCCGAAAAGTTCCAGAACTAGAGTATTTTATAGACAATACCGAAGAAGAAGCTGCCGAGATAGAACAACTCATCGATAGCTTGGATATTCCACCTGCTCCAGAAGAAGGAGACGAAAACTATGATGATTATAAGGATGAAGGAAGATTAAATGCCGATGATTTTTAG
- a CDS encoding DUF302 domain-containing protein translates to MKTIFSYFMPLCASSILLFSSCGDKKVGTESSSTDTLSTTDTTIIMIDEDNVAEIQMPFVQKKHSKSVDEVYTSIKSVIEANENLKIIAEVNHSEAAKGVEIEIPQSRLIVFGNPKVGTQLMQKNQAVGIDLPMKMLVYDDNGMTKVVYNNASVLMNRYEIMLPELEEKMNGLLDKISYSDIEETKLQDLKLESILSNLQTKESTLSVDEASEKLEKLLKEKGFDVFTKIEHDKAAQNADLELRPTRLFVFGKPQVGSQLMKLNSTIGLDLPMKMLIWEDENGKTQVSYFKGSFLANRHSIENEELTNKIDGVLNMLSDAVLK, encoded by the coding sequence ATGAAAACTATTTTTAGTTATTTTATGCCTCTATGTGCTTCTTCTATTTTACTTTTTTCATCTTGTGGAGATAAGAAAGTAGGAACAGAAAGCTCTTCAACAGACACACTTTCAACTACTGACACTACAATTATAATGATTGATGAAGATAATGTAGCAGAAATTCAAATGCCATTTGTTCAAAAAAAACATTCCAAATCTGTTGATGAAGTTTATACTTCTATCAAATCAGTTATTGAAGCAAATGAGAATCTCAAAATTATTGCAGAAGTAAATCATTCGGAAGCAGCAAAGGGTGTTGAGATAGAGATTCCTCAAAGCCGTTTGATTGTTTTTGGAAACCCAAAAGTAGGAACACAGCTTATGCAAAAAAATCAAGCCGTTGGAATAGATTTGCCTATGAAAATGCTTGTTTATGATGATAATGGAATGACAAAAGTAGTTTATAATAATGCATCTGTTTTGATGAATCGTTATGAAATTATGCTTCCAGAATTAGAGGAGAAAATGAATGGACTTTTGGATAAAATCAGTTATTCAGATATAGAAGAAACAAAGTTACAAGATCTAAAACTAGAAAGTATTCTATCTAATTTACAAACAAAAGAAAGCACACTTTCAGTAGATGAAGCAAGTGAGAAATTGGAAAAGTTATTAAAAGAAAAAGGCTTCGATGTTTTTACAAAGATAGAACATGATAAGGCAGCACAAAATGCAGATTTGGAGCTCCGCCCTACTCGTCTGTTTGTTTTTGGAAAGCCACAAGTGGGAAGTCAGCTAATGAAACTCAATTCTACAATCGGATTAGATTTGCCTATGAAAATGCTTATTTGGGAAGATGAAAATGGCAAAACACAAGTAAGTTATTTTAAAGGTTCATTTTTAGCAAATCGTCATTCCATTGAAAATGAAGAGCTTACTAACAAAATTGATGGTGTTTTGAATATGCTAAGTGATGCAGTTTTGAAGTAA
- a CDS encoding beta-ketoacyl-ACP reductase, which translates to MFSLKDKVAIITGGAKGIGKAVAETFHKSGAKIIIWDLDNEGQDVADSLNGKFYKVNTADRKDLEEATKNVISDFGRIDILINNAGILRDSSFLKMTDDFWDSVIDVNLTGVYNCAKAVVPHMKAQKQGRIINASSIAGVYGNFGQTNYSAAKAGVIGFTKALAREVGKDGVTVNAIAPGYIQTDMTASIPQEFQEKIIASIPVRRAGKPKDIAAAYLYLASEEASFVNGSVLQVDGGGVL; encoded by the coding sequence ATGTTTTCATTAAAAGACAAAGTTGCCATTATCACAGGAGGAGCAAAAGGAATTGGAAAAGCAGTAGCCGAAACATTCCATAAATCAGGTGCAAAAATAATTATTTGGGATTTAGATAATGAAGGACAAGATGTAGCTGATAGTTTGAATGGAAAGTTCTATAAGGTCAATACGGCTGACAGAAAAGATTTAGAAGAAGCTACAAAAAATGTAATTTCTGATTTTGGAAGAATAGATATTTTGATAAATAATGCAGGAATACTTAGAGATTCTTCTTTCCTAAAAATGACTGATGATTTTTGGGATAGTGTTATTGATGTCAATCTTACAGGCGTTTATAACTGTGCAAAAGCAGTTGTTCCACACATGAAGGCACAAAAACAGGGAAGAATAATAAACGCTTCTTCTATTGCTGGTGTCTATGGAAATTTTGGACAAACAAATTATTCGGCTGCAAAAGCTGGTGTTATCGGTTTTACGAAAGCTCTTGCTAGAGAAGTAGGAAAAGATGGAGTTACAGTCAATGCCATTGCCCCTGGTTATATTCAAACAGACATGACAGCCTCTATTCCACAAGAATTTCAAGAAAAAATAATTGCTTCCATTCCTGTACGTCGTGCAGGAAAACCAAAAGACATAGCTGCTGCATATTTGTATTTGGCATCAGAAGAAGCTAGTTTTGTTAATGGTTCTGTGTTACAGGTTGATGGTGGGGGAGTTCTTTAA
- a CDS encoding Rpn family recombination-promoting nuclease/putative transposase: protein MTEKYINLFTDFGFKKIFGEEPNKDLLISFLNELLRDREEIIDLTYLNTEHLGKSDRDRKAIYDLYCTNQEGEKFIIEVQRVKQQFFKDRSLYYSTFAIQEQALKGKDWKYELYNVYTIGILDFVFDDSNSNQFHHNVKLVETNSNKVFYDKLTFVFLEIPKFDKKLEELENDYEKWLFAFKNLHKLADRPDNLQEGVFRRLLEVAEVAKYDKEDQFVYQESLKEYWDLKSSMDTYFMEGMEEGAEKQAIKTAIAGIKDGFNNSLLMKLTDLSEEQINMLRKSKK, encoded by the coding sequence ATGACAGAAAAATACATCAACCTTTTTACAGATTTTGGTTTTAAAAAGATATTTGGAGAAGAACCCAATAAAGATTTATTGATAAGTTTTTTGAATGAGCTTTTGCGAGATAGAGAAGAAATAATTGACCTAACCTATCTCAATACAGAGCATTTAGGGAAAAGCGACCGAGACAGAAAAGCAATTTATGATTTATATTGTACCAATCAAGAGGGTGAGAAATTTATCATAGAAGTACAGCGAGTAAAACAGCAGTTTTTCAAGGATAGAAGTCTCTATTATTCTACTTTTGCTATTCAAGAACAGGCTCTTAAAGGCAAAGATTGGAAGTACGAACTCTACAATGTTTATACTATCGGAATTTTAGATTTTGTTTTTGATGATTCAAATTCTAATCAATTTCATCATAATGTAAAACTTGTTGAAACAAATTCTAATAAAGTATTTTATGATAAACTGACTTTTGTGTTTTTAGAAATACCTAAATTTGATAAGAAACTAGAAGAGTTAGAAAACGACTACGAAAAATGGTTATTTGCTTTTAAAAATCTACATAAATTAGCTGATAGACCTGACAACTTACAAGAAGGTGTTTTTAGAAGACTTTTAGAGGTTGCCGAAGTGGCAAAATATGATAAAGAAGACCAATTTGTCTATCAAGAGAGTTTGAAAGAATATTGGGATTTAAAAAGTTCCATGGATACTTATTTTATGGAAGGAATGGAAGAGGGGGCAGAAAAGCAGGCTATTAAAACAGCGATAGCAGGCATTAAGGATGGCTTTAACAATTCATTGTTAATGAAACTGACAGATTTATCAGAAGAGCAAATAAATATGCTAAGAAAATCTAAAAAATAA